A single genomic interval of Rhododendron vialii isolate Sample 1 chromosome 3a, ASM3025357v1 harbors:
- the LOC131321110 gene encoding dammarenediol II synthase-like encodes MRLAETEDVKYETVTTALKKAIRLNRAIQSSDGHWPAENSGPMFFTPPLIIILYISGAINMILTAEHKKELIRYIYLHQNDDGGWGFYIEGHSTMIGSALSYVALRLLGEGPDDGENGAMTKGREWILDNDGATGIPSRGKVYLSVLGLYEWAGCNPLPPEFWLFPSFFPYHPAKMWCYCRTSYMPMSYLYGKKYHGPITDLVKALRQEIHTKPYEEICWNKTRHDCCKEDLYYPHSFVQDLLWDGLHYLTEPIITRWPFNKIRERTMQKAIKYMHYGAESSRYITIGCVEKSLHMMCCWAEDPNGDEFKYHLARVPDYLWLAEDGMKMQSFGSQLWDCTFATQAIIASNMVDEYGDSLKKAHSYIKESQVKENPAGDFKSMYRHFTKGSWTFSDQDHGWGVSDCTAESLKCLLLLSQMPSEIAGEKADVERLHDAVNGLLYLQVLHRSYYSLLFVNLLHNLVIHNLTN; translated from the exons ATGAGATTGGCGGAGACAGAGGATGTGAAGTATGAGACCGTGACAACTGCCTTGAAGAAAGCTATTCGATTAAATCGTGCAATCCAGTCAAGTGATGGCCACTGGCCTGCTGAAAATTCCGGTCCCATGTTTTTCACTCCTCCCCTa ataaTCATCCTGTACATTAGTGGAGCAATCAATATGATTCTAACAGCAGAACACAAAAAGGAGTTGATTCGCTATATTTACCTTCATCAG AACGATGATGGGGGATGGGGATTCTATATAGAAGGCCACAGCACCATGATCGGTTCGGCACTTAGCTATGTTGCCTTGCGATTGCTAGGAGAAGGGCCCGATGATGGAGAAAATGGGGCAATGACCAAAGGCCGGGAGTGGATTCTTGACAATGATGGTGCAACTGGAATTCCTTCTCGGGGAAAGGTCTATCTTTCG GTGCTAGGATTGTATGAATGGGCAGGCTGCAATCCTTTGCCTCCAGAGTTCTggctttttccttcatttttcccTTATCATCCAG CGAAAATGTGGTGCTATTGTCGCACGTCTTACATGCCCATGTCGTATTTGTATGGGAAGAAATACCATGGGCCGATCACTGATCTAGTCAAGGCATTGAGACAAGAAATTCACACCAAGCCATATGAGGAAATCTGCTGGAACAAAACGCGACATGACTGTTGTAAG GAGGATCTCTACTACCCTCATAGCTTTGTACAAGACTTACTTTGGGATGGTCTTCATTACTTGACCGAGCCAATTATAACCCGTTGGCCCTTCAACAAGATTAGAGAGAGAACCATGCAAAAAGCAATTAAGTACATGCATTATGGAGCAGAGAGCAGCAGATACATTACCATAGGATGTGTAGAAAAG AGTTTGCACATGATGTGTTGCTGGGCAGAGGACCCAAATGGTGATGAGTTCAAGTACCATCTAGCTAGAGTTCCGGATTACTTGTGGCTGGCCgaagatggaatgaaaatgcag AGTTTTGGTAGTCAGCTATGGGATTGTACTTTTGCAACTCAGGCAATTATTGCCAGCAATATGGTTGACGAATACGGTGACTCACTAAAGAAAGCACATTCTTACATCAAAGAATCACAG GTCAAAGAAAATCCAGCTGGGGATTTCAAGAGTATGTATCGGCACTTTACTAAAGGATCGTGGACTTTCTCTGATCAAGACCATGGTTGGGGGGTTTCGGATTGCACAGCAGAATCGCTTAAG TGTCTACTCCTACTTTCTCAAATGCCTTCTGAAATTGCTGGAGAAAAAGCTGATGTCGAGCGATTGCACGATGCTGTGAATGGGTTGCTTTACTTACAGGTACTACATAGATCATATTATTCATTGCTATTTGTAAACTTACTTCACAACTTGGTAATTCATAACTTAACTAACTAA